In one window of Zingiber officinale cultivar Zhangliang chromosome 11A, Zo_v1.1, whole genome shotgun sequence DNA:
- the LOC122031120 gene encoding TOM1-like protein 3 — protein sequence MTSAAACAERATSDKLIGPDWAINLELCDILNMDPGQTKEALKVLKKRLGSKSPNVQLLTLSVLETLSKNCGDTVHQQIVERDILHEMVKIVKKKPALNVREKILVLIDTWQDAFGESGGRHPQYHAAYQELRAAGVEFPPRIENVVPLFTPPQTHPVTHQPSAYETALEASLQSEISSLSLQDIQNARGIADVLSEMLNALDPKNQEGIKQEAIVDLVEQCNSYKKRVMVLANNTGDEELLCQGLTLNDELERVLQRHDDIIKGTFPSGVPPVASSLPFINVNHEDDELEDDFSLQLSLRGPRYNATGNGSSKPPSTLLHPPPPIGKEDYLSGDAYRSEQSFGAPVNPPLQPTSPLLKSSDPAPFLESSRMPRYDEPVQAERSTVELPKAPWESQTLGPLPPSVLDYSQREQGFDPPQKHGSSGGVPMTHYQNPSFTPDTSSLDPHHNQRSFRSQDVAPTTSQTKPEDALFKDLVDFAKAKSSSSPKAPNTLGTR from the exons ATGACTTCGGCTGCGGCGTGTGCGGAGCGAGCGACAAGCGACAAGTTGATCGGCCCGGACTGGGCGATCAATTTGGAGTTATGCGACATTCTCAATATGGATCCTGG GCAAACAAAGGAGGCATTGAAAGTACTTAAAAAGCGTCTTGGAAGCAAAAGTCCAAATGTTCAACTTCTGACACTTTCT GTGCTGGAGACTCTAAGTAAAAATTGTGGAGACACTGTTCACCAACAAATTGTTGAGAGGGATATTTTGCATGAAATGGTTAAAATTGTAAAGAAAAAA CCTGCTCTAAATGTAAGAGAGAAGATATTAGTTTTGATAGATACCTGGCAGGATGCTTTTGGAGAATCAGGAGGACGACATCCTCAATATCATGCTGCATACCAAGAACTTAGG GCTGCTGGAGTTGAGTTTCCACCCCGTATAGAAAATGTTGTTCCATTGTTCACCCCTCCTCAGACACACCCTGTAACACATCAACCATCAGCATATGAAACCGCTTTAGAAGCTTCACTTCAGTCAGAAATTTCTTCTCTCAG CTTGCAAGACATTCAGAATGCTCGAGGAATAGCAGATGTGTTATCTGAGATGCTTAATGCATTGGATCCCAAAAACCAAGAG GGCATAAAGCAAGAAGCTATCGTTGACCTTGTTGAGCAATGCAATTCTTATAAAAAGCGTGTCATGGTTCTTGCGAATAATACTGG agatgaagaacttctttgtCAAGGTCTGACACTTAATGATGAGCTTGAGCGTGTACTTCAACGACATGATGATATCATCAAGGGAACTTTTCCTAGTGGTGTACCTCCAGTTGCTTCATCTCTGCCTTTTATTAATGTAAATCATGAGGATGATGAGCTGGAGGATGATTTCTCCCTGCAGTTGTCTCTCAG GGGTCCAAGGTACAATGCTACTGGGAATGGTAGTTCCAAACCACCAAGCACTCTTCTCCACCCACCTCCTCCAATAGGCAAGGAGGACTATCTGAGTGGTGATGCTTACAGATCAGAACAATCATTTGGTGCTCCTGTTAACCCACCGCTGCAACCTACTTCACCTCTGCTCAAATCTTCCGATCCAGCACCATTTCTGGAGTCTTCTCGCATGCCCAGATATGATGAGCCTGTTCAAGCAGAGAGATCCACTGTCGAACTACCGAAGGCTCCTTGGGAATCCCAGACTCTTGGTCCCCTGCCACCCTCAGTACTGGATTATAGCCAAAGAGAGCAGGGTTTTGACCCCCCTCAGAAGCATGGCTCATCAGGTGGGGTGCCGATGACACATTATCAGAATCCCTCTTTTACTCCCGATACTTCAAGTTTGGATCCACATCATAACCAACGAAGCTTTAGAAGCCAGGACGTGGCACCGACAACCAGTCAAACCAAGCCTGAGGATGCTCTCTTCAAAGACTTGGTCGACTTTGCAAAGGCCAAATCGTCTTCATCACCCAAGGCACCCAACACTCTAGGAACCCGTTGA